Below is a window of Schistocerca cancellata isolate TAMUIC-IGC-003103 chromosome 4, iqSchCanc2.1, whole genome shotgun sequence DNA.
AGGTCTTGTAAACACGCCTGATGGAAGCGGGCGGTAGCGCGACGCCACCGAGCCGCCTCGCGGCTAAAATCCATTAAAAACCGCCTGATCACCGGCTTGGCCTCCCCGACCCACCACTCCAGCACACTACAGTCACCTCGCTTGGTCCCGAGCAATTTCTGCCACAGATTGGTAAAACACGTCACAAAATGGTCGTCGTTCAATAATGCACAATtaaatttccacaaattctttcGCCTGGGAACACAAAATCTAGGCAataaaagctgacaaaggtaacCGGAATGATCAGAAAACAGCACGGGAAACATTTCCGTGCGGCAAATACGGGCAGAAAGCGGGGCAGAAACGTAAATTCTGTCCAGGCGGCTGTGCCCCGTGGGATAAAAATGAGTAAAATGCGTAACATCAGGGTTTAAAACACGCCACGTATCAACGAGCTGAAAACTGCGAACCAAGTCGCCGAGCTCGCGACAAATGTTAGGACGAGGCACCTGATCAACAACatctaaaacgcaattaaaatcgccgcctacaACTAAAGCATCCACATTCCGGTGTAACAGCGCACACAATTCCTGCCCATAAAAAACAGCCCTCGCCGGCTTATCGTTCCCAGACGGAGCATAGACGTTAACAAATACAACGCCCAGTATAGTGCAACTAACGGCACGACCATTAGGTAAAATAGCAACATTTGAAATAGCGAGGTCAGAACGTACTAAAATGGCAGTTCCTGTACTGTGAACCGGTAAAACATTGTCAATAACAGTAAAGTCACTAAAATCGTGTAAAAAGACAAGGGCATCACGCGTCACCTCTTGTAAAAACACAACATGGCAGTGGTGATCACGTAAAAAGTTCTTAAAAGCCAGTATCTTACACGGGTGACTCAATTTGTTAAGATTAATGGTGACAACATTCCACTGGCTAAAATCGTAAGTCATAGactcacacaattaaaagacacacacaaaagtaaaacacacataaaacacggGAGGTGCAGGTGCGCGACAGGGGAGGGGGCACACAGGACACACACTACGTCTCCCCACCCTCCACAACATCCTTCGCCCACTCCGAAGGCTCGAAGGGGGAGAGGGGCGGCAGGGTGGCAGTAGCCGTCACGCCAGAAGCGACCGACACAGAATCCTTAACGGACATCTCCACGTCGGAAGAAGGCACCGACACGCGGTCGTGAATAGAAGGACCAGCGCGACGACGGTGTACATCCTCTGCCTTCCGTTTAGTCGACAGAGATGCCGCAGTCACAGCCGAAACCGTGTCTGGCGCTAAAACAGGCACATCTACAGAGGCGGGTTGACTTAACACAGTCCGTAGATGGCGAACAGCAACGTCACGTTGCTGCGCTGCAACACTCAGATCAGCTGACTGTGCGTGGCGAGAGGAGgcacgctgctgctgttgttgttgtttgcgcGGCGGCTGACGCCCGGAGCCGGCAGCCGGGGGCGGCCGTAGCTCCACGTCGAGGTCGCGCCGCCCGGCGCGGCGTTGCGACGCCCAAGAAGAGGCGGGGGGGCGCCCTACTGGGGACGGACTACGGTCACCTCGCGCGAAACCTCTGTCGTAGGAAGGGGAGCTACTGGCACTGCGGAAGCGTTGCCTACTGGAACTGCGAGAACGAGCTTCATCCCGCTGCGGTTGTGGTTCCACAAAAACATCGCTCGATTCCGCAACAGGAAGAGGCTCAGAAACGTCAGAGGGTGCAACGACGGGTGCAGGCACAGAAGGAGAGGGCTCCGCCTGCGACACAGTGGGGGCAACAGAGTCCGAATTAGGGCGCGAAACAACATCGGTTACCGACTGCGGCACGGAGTCAGAGACTGTCTCCGACACAACAGCACCCACAACCGGTTGAACAACAGCAGGCACGTTTTCCGAAACCGTGGACAAAGAGTCCTGGCTGGTAGTCGCAACAGCAGAGACACTATGatcagcagacacatccatcgctTCCGCGGCGGCAGCAAGATTAACATCTGCCGCACGCCGCGCGGGCGCGGGGGGGGCGGAACCCAAGACCGTTGCGGCGACGGAAGCAAAACTAACTCCTGGCAAATCGGCCTCAAGCGGTAGCTGAACAGGCCGTTTTCGCTTCGGACAATCCTGCCTATAATGGCCAACACCATTACAAAAGGAGCAAGTTTGTGGCTGGCCACTGTACGTGACAAACGCACGGTGACCGTTTAccaaaataaaagacggaatatgcTGCCTAACCACCATCTTAACACTGCGCACACCGTTCTCGACTTGAAATATATACGCAGACGACCATTTCTCCTTCACGACAGATAAAACAGTGCCATATGGCCGcaagtgacgagaaatagtgtcattACGTATTTCAAACGGAAGGTTAAATATCCGTATATGTCGAAGACCAAAACCAGCGTGAGACACAGTGACATTACTAATATTTCCGTTAAGGTGTCGAAATTTGCGAACACCGTCATTAACAGAAACTACAGCATCACACAGATCGGAAGATTTGAGTTTTAAGAACACAGAATTTAAGAACGTATCGAACTGAATACCGAGTACGTCATTAGTAGACAACAACAAATCCTCAATTAACCAACGATGGATCTCAAAAGCCGAGGGTTTCTCGACGGAACGTTCGAATTCACACTGAACATTGTTCTGTCGCTCTTCACTATCATCGTAAAGAGTATCCATTACTTACAGTTCAGTAGAAAGAAAGCCACGTGGCAAAGTAAGCAGACGACACGCGAGGCGCCGCCGGCCAAGTCGCACAAGGAAATCACTGCTCGCTCGGCACCGAGGTGttgccaggcgggcagccagccaagtactagccgggcccgatgatgcttaacttcggtgatcggacgagaaccggtgtattcatcatggtatggccgttggcgcacaTCCAATGTAGGAGcatggcagaattcgcgttcggcttttctcccaacacacaaaatgttagttttcggccgcatttgacgaaagcgcttccttccgcaaccgccagttcctcgaggacggcgcggggaggcgcgcccggcgtcccagcagagcgacggccgaattggcgggcgcaccgccgcgtgtgtgagacgcactgctgctcgttgcaccccctgtcattcgctgggcgcgtgcagccttcgacactagcggaggacggatcttgtccctggtgttcagcggagggcctgtgcggggtgtggcagtgtcgtgttggagggcgccactggtagcgatgtgggcttcctcgcctcgcctcgcctcgcctcgcctcgcctcacaccaggtgtctgcctagcttgcagtgcattcgcaccattcctatccctgtccctgtccccgtcccgacttgtcccgactttgctcgactgccgctcgctgccgctcgggtcgtggtccatatgacagcgcaagcacgacaaacgtctgcgggacgagacgagacgactaaggaatacattcgtggttacaaatcaaatttggaactctacactcctacacaacaataggcggtgacgtatttcagaaatcacctgccgattcgtactgttttgtcgttttcaaagtcttcttggccatacttggttagcacattttcCCTcacactgagttaattactgcattttcgtaccattacagtagtttaaaatgcttaaggaagcatctttgccacaacagaaaggtagtttgaaaattgggctggcgacataacaaaaaaacaaaaggaagggagccaacagcacccgggtttcccaggcggtcacccatccaagtactagccgggcccgatgatgcttaacttcggtgatcggacgagaaccggtgtattcatcatggtatggccgttggcgctcatctaatgtaggagcacggcagaattcgcgttcggcttttctcccaacacacaaaatgttagttttcggccgcatttgacgaaagcgcttccttccgcaaccgccagttcctcgaggacggcgctgggaggcgcgcccggcgtcccagcagagcgacggccgaattggcgggcgcaccgccgcgtgtgtgagacgcactgctgctcgttgcaccccctgtcattcgctgggcgcgtgcagccttcgacactagcggaggacgcttcttgtacctggtgttcaggggagggcctgtgcggggtgtggcagtgtcgtgctggagggtgccactggtagcgatgtgggcttcctcgcctcgcctcgcctcgcctcacaccaggtgtctgcgtagtttgcagtgcattcgcaccattcctatccctgtccctgtccccgtcccgacttgtcccgactttgctcgactgccgctcgctgccgctcgggtcgtggtccatatgacagcgcaagcacgagaacgtctgcgggacgagatgagacgactaaggaatacattcgtggttacaaatcaaatttggaactctacactcctacacaacaataggcggtgacgtatttcagaaatcacctgccgattcgtactgttttgtcgttttcaaagtcttcttggcaaacttggttagcacattctccctcaaactgagttaattactgcattttcgtaccattacagtagtttaaaaggcttaaggaagcatctttgtcacaacagaaaggtagtttgaaaattgggctggcgacataacaaaaaaacaaatggaagggagccaacagcatccgggtttcccaggcggtcacccatccaagtactagccgggcccgatgatgcttaacttcggtgatcggacgagaaccggtgtattcatcatggtatggccgttggcgctcatctaatgtaggagcacggcagaattcgcgttcggcttttctcccaacacacaaaatgttagttttcggccgcatttgacgaaagcgcttccttccgcaaccgccagttcctcgaggacggcgcggggaggcgcgcccggcgtcccagcagagcgacggccgaattggcgggcgcaccgccgcgtgtgtgggacgcactgctgctcgttgcaccccctgtcattcgctgggcgcgtgcagccttcgacactagcggaggacgcatcttgtccctggtgttcagcggagggcctgtgcggggtgtggcagtgtcgtgctggagggcgccactggtagcgatgtgggcttcctcgcctcgcctcgcctcacaccaggtgtctgcgtagtttgcagtgcattcgcaccattcctatccctgtccctgtccccgtcccgacttgtctcgcctttgctcgactgccgctcgctgccgctcggttcgtggtccatatgacagcgcaagcacgacaaacgtctgcgggacgagacgagacgactaaggaatacattcgtggttacaaatcaaatttggaactctacactcctacacaacaataggcggtgacgtatttcagaaatcacctgccgattcgtactgttttgtcgttttcaaagtcttcttggccatacttggttagcacattctccctcaaactgaggtaattactgcattttcgtaccattacagtagtttaaaaggcttaaggaagcatctttgtcacaacagaaaggtagtttgaaaattggactggcgacataacaaaaaaacagaaggaagggagccaacagcacccgggtttcccaggcggtcacccatccaagtactagccgggcccgatgatgcttaacttcggtgatcggacgagaaccggtgtattcatcatggtatggccgttggcgctcatctaatgtaggagcacggcagaattcgcgttcggcttttctcccaacacacaaaatgttagttttcggccgcatttgacgaaagcgcttccttccgcaaccgccagttcctcgaggacggcgcggggaggcgcgcccggcgtcccagcagagcgacggccgaattggcgggcgcaccgccgcgtgtgtgagacgcactgctgctcgttgcaccccctgtcattcgctgggcgcgtgcagccttcgacactagcggaggacggatcttgtccctggtgttcagcggagggcctgtgcggggtgtggcagtgtcgtgttggagggcgccactggtagcgatgtgggcttcctcgcctcgcctcgcctcgcctcgcctcgcctcacaccaggtgtctgcctagcttgcagtgcattcgcaccattcctatccctgtccctgtccccgtcccgacttgtcccgactttgctcgactgccgctcgctgccgctcgggtcgtggtccatatgacagcgcaagcacgacaaacgtctgcgggacgagacgagacgactaaggaatacattcgtggttacaaatcaaatttggaactctacactcctacacaacaataggcggtgacgtatttcagaaatcacctgccgattcgtattgttttgtcgttttgaaagtcttcttggccatacttggttagcacattttcCCTcacactgagttaattactgcattttcgtaccattacagtagtttaaaatgcttaaggaagcatctttgccacaacagaaaggtagtttgaaaattgggctggcgacataacaaaaaaacaaaaggaagggagccaacagcacccgggtttcccaggcggtcacccatccaagtactagccgggcccgatgatgcttaacttcggtgatcggacgagaaccggtgtattcatcatggtatggccgttggcgctcatctaatgtaggagcacggcagaattcgcgttcggcttttctcccaacacacaaaatgttagttttcggccgcatttgacgaaagcgcttccttctgcaaccgccagttcctcgaggacggcgcggggaggcgcgcccggcgtcccagcagagcgacggccgaattggcgggcgcaccgccgcgtgtgtgagacgcactgctgctcgttgcaccccctgtcattcgctgggcgcgtgcagccttcgacactagcggaggacgcttcttgtacctggtgttcaggggagggcctgtgcggggtgtggcagtgtcgtgctggagggtgccactggtagcgatgtgggcttcctcgcctcgcctcgcctcgcctcacaccaggtgtctgcgtagtttgcagtgcattcgcaccattcctatccctgtccctgtccccgtcccgacttgtcccgactttgctcgactgccgctcgctgccgctcgggtcgtggtccatatgacagcgcaagcacgagatcgtctgcgggacgagatgagacgactaaggaatacattcgtggttacaaatcaaatttggaactctacactcctacacaacaataggcggtgacgtatttcagaaatcacctgccgattcgtactgttttgtcgttttcaaagtcttcttggccatacttggttagcacattctccctcaaactgagttaattactgcattttcgtaccattacagaagtttaaaaggcttaaggaagcatctttgtcacaacagaaaggtaatttgaaaattgggctggcgacataacaaaaaaacaaaaggaagggagccaacagcacccgggtttcccaggcggtcacccatccaagtactagccaggcccgatgatgcttaacttcggtgatcggacgagaaccggtgtattcatcatggtatggccgttggcgctcatctaatgtaggagcacggcagaattcgcgttcggcttttctcccaacacacaaaatgtttgttttcggccgcatttgacgaaagcgcttccttccgcaaccaccagttcctcgaggacggcgcggggaggcgtgcccggcgtcccagcagagcgacggccgaattggcgggcgcaccgccgcgtgtgtcagacgcactgctgctcgttgcaccccctgtcattcgctgtgCGCTTGCAGCCTTCGactctagcggaggacgcatcttgtccctagtgttcagcggagggcctgtgcggggtgtggcagtgtcgtgctggagggcgccacaggtagtgatgtgggcttcctcgcctcgcctcgcctcgcctcgccacgcctcacaccaggtgtctgcgtagtttgcagtgcattcgcaccattcctatccctgtccctgtccccgtcccgacttgtcccgactgccgctcgactgccgctcgctgccgctcgggtcgtggtccatatgacagcgcaagcacgacaaacgtctgcgggacgagacgagacgactaaggaatacattcgtggttacaaatcaaatttggaactctacactcctacacaacaataggcggtgacgtatttcagaaatcacctgccgattcgtactgttttgtcgttttcaaagtcttcttggccatacttggttagcacattttcCCTcacactgagttaattactgcattttcgtaccattacagtagtttaaaatgcttaaggaagcatctttgccacaacagaaagatagtttgaaaattgggctggcgacataacaaaaaaacaaaaggaagggagccaacagcacccgggtttcccaggcagtcacccatccaagtactagccgggcacgatgatgcttaacttcggtgatcggacgagaaccggtgtattcatcatggtatggccgttggcgctcatctaatgtaggagcacggcagaattcgcgttcggcttttctcccaacacacaaaatgttagttttcggccgcatttgacgaaagcgcttccttccgcaaccgccagttcctcgaggacggcgcggggaggcgcgcccggcgtcccagcagagcgacggccgaattggcgggcgcaccgccgcgtgtgtgagacgcactgctgctcgttgcaccccctgtcattcgctgggcgcgtgcagccttcgacactagcggaggacgcatcttgtccctggtgttcagcggagggcctgtgcggggtgtggcagtgtcgtgccggagggcgccactggtagcgatgtgggcttcctcgcctcgcctcgcctcgcctcacaccaggtgtctgcgtagtttgcagtgcattcgcaccattcctatccctgtccctgtccccgtcccgacttgtcccgactttgctcgactgccgctcgctgccgctcgggtcgtggtccatatgacagcgcaagcacgacaaacgtctgcgggacgagacgagacgactaaggaatacattcgtggttacaaatcaaatttggaactctacactactacacaacaataggcggtgacgtatttcagaaatcacctgccgattcgtactgttttgtcgttttcaaagtcttcttggccatacttggttagctcattctccctcaaactgagataattactgcattttcgtaccattacagtagtttaaaaggcttaaggaagcatctttgtcacaacagaaaggtagtttgaaaattgggctggcgacataacaaaaaaacaaaaggaaggcagccaacagcacccgggtttcccaggcggtcacccatccaagtactagccgggcccgatgatgcttaacttcggtgatcggacgtgaACCGGTGTATtcttcatggtatggccgttggcgctcatctaatgtaggagcacggcagaattcgcgttcggcttttctcccaacacacaaaatgttagttttcggccgcatttgacgaaagcgcttccttccgcaaccgccagttcctcgggGACGTCGCGGGgaagcgcgcccggcgtcccagcagagcgacggccgaattggcgggcgcaccgccgcgtgtgtgagacgcactgctgctcgttgcaccccctgtcattcgctgggcgcgtgcagccttcgaaactagcggaggacgcatcttgtccctggtgttcagcggagggcctgtgcggggtgtggcagtgtcgtgctggagggtgccactggtagcgatgtgggcttcctcgcctcgcctcgcctcgcctcacaccaggtgtctgcgtagtttgcagtgcattcgcaccattcctatccctgcccctgtccccgtcccgacttgcccGACTTTGCTCCACTgacgctcgctgccgctcgggtcgtggtccatatgacagcgcaagcacgacaaacgtctgcgggacgagacgagacgactaaggaatacattcgtggttacaaatcaaatttggaactctacactcctacacaacaattggcggtgacgtatttcagaaatcacctgccgattcgcactgttttgtcgttttcaaagtcttcctgGCCacacttggttagcacattctccctcaaactgagttaattaatgcattttcgtaccattaaagtagtttaaaaggcttaaggaagcatctttgtcacaacagaaaggtagtttgaaaattgggctggcgacataacaaaaaaacaaaaggaagggagccaacagcacccgggtttcccaggcggtcacccatccaagtactagccgggcccgatgatgcttaacttcggtgatcggacgagaaccggtgtattcatcatggtatggccgttggcgctcatctaatgtaggagcacggcagaattcgcgttcggcttttctcccaacacacaaaatgttagttttcggccgcatttgacgaaagcgcttccttccgcaaccgccagttcctcgaggactgcgcggggaggcgcgcccggcgtcccagcagagcgacggccgaattggcgggcgcaccgccgcgtgtgtgagacgcactgctgctcgttgcaccccctgtcattcgctgggcgcgtgcagccttcgacactagcggaggacgcaccttgtccctggtgttcagcggagggcctgtgcggggtgtggcagtgtcgtgctggagggcgccactggtagcgatgtgggcttcctcgcctcgcctcgcctcgcctcacaccaggtgtctgcgtagtttgcagtgcattcgcaccattcctat
It encodes the following:
- the LOC126183247 gene encoding uncharacterized protein LOC126183247, which produces MDVSADHSVSAVATTSQDSLSTVSENVPAVVQPVVGAVVSETVSDSVPQSVTDVVSRPNSDSVAPTVSQAEPSPSVPAPVVAPSDVSEPLPVAESSDVFVEPQPQRDEARSRSSSRQRFRSASSSPSYDRGFARGDRSPSPVGRPPASSWASQRRAGRRDLDVELRPPPAAGSGRQPPRKQQQQQQRASSRHAQSADLSVAAQQRDVAVRHLRTVLSQPASVDVPVLAPDTVSAVTAASLSTKRKAEDVHRRRAGPSIHDRVSVPSSDVEMSVKDSVSVASGVTATATLPPLSPFEPSEWAKDVVEGGET